A window of Marinobacter halotolerans genomic DNA:
CGGCAACGTAACCCTTGGAGATCTCGAAGGCCATCATGCTTTCCATGGCGTTCAGCTTGATCTTGCCCTTCTTCTCTTCACGACGGGCCTGATAATCCAGCTTGCCTTCGTTGCACTGGTTAATGATGGCGATAGCGCCTTCAACCAGCTTGTCGCTCTCAATCACCGCGTCCACAGCACCGACCTTCAACGCCTTGTCTGCGCGGTTCTCGGTGCCGCCACAAATCCACTCAACGGCATAATCCACACCCACCAGGCGTGACAGGCGAACGGTTCCGCCGAAACCGGGGAAGATGCCCAGCTTGACTTCGGGGAGACCAACTTTCGCTTTCGGGTCGATTACCCGATAGTCGGTCGCCAGGCACATCTCGAAACCGCCGCCCAGCGCCATGCCATTAATGGCAGTCACGGTGGGGAAAGGCAGATCCTCGATGGCGCTGAAAACTTCGTTGGCCTTCAGGTTGTTCGCTACCAGATCTTCTTCCGAGCCGGCAAACAGCTCGGTAAATTCGTTGATATCGGCGCCAACAATAAAGCTGTCCTTGGAACTGGTTACCACCAGGCCTTTCAGCCCTTTCTGTGCTTCCAGTTTGTCAGTCGCGGCGCGGAGCTCTTCTATCGTCAGACGGTTGAACTTGTTTACCGACTCGCCTTGCAAGTCAAAGTTCAACTGAGCGATCCCGCCTTCGATCTCTTTAACCGTGATGGCTTTACCTTCGTAAATCATCAACTGATCTCCAGTCTGTGTTTGGAACTGCTGAAACAGCCGCACGAGCGTTTCGCGAGGCGACCGCCGATGCAGCATTTTCGGTCACTACCCGATCAAGCGATCCAAAATTCATACAGTCGTTTGAATCGTGGGCTGACACCTTGGAAAAAAACCGGCCATTTGTCAATTTGTTTCTGGAGGAATCAGGAATCCGGATAGACCCGGCTGGCCTGGAAATTCCTGAGCCCACCGAATGGACTTGTTGTATTTCAAACAGCTATCACGCATTATTCATAAAATGAAGTAATCTGAGTCAATGATTTCATAACGATTGACATTTGCTCTCCATAACCGGCTTGAAACCGCTTGATTGGAGGGCCCGGTTACTTTAACTTCGGCATCAGACTTTAGTCTACAATAATAACATGGTACTAAACGGAGACTCATCCGATGAAAGACGCTCAGTTGCGAGTCCGCTCCCTGGTCACCGCCCTTATTCTTCTGCTTGTCACCTCGCTTGGTGCCACCGCTCAGGAAACGGACAACGACTTTCTATCCAACCTTCACCAGTTCCGGGTGAGTAACTACAAATCCCTGGATGCTTACTACCGGTTCAGTGCCGTTGGTGACACCGAAACCCTGAACGAGATCGTCTCGAACATCAATGCAGCCAATGAGGCAATGAATGTCGTTGCTGATAGCGAGAAAGGTATTCTCTCAGCTGAGCAGACAGAAAGACTGAATCAGGAGTTCGACAAGTTCAAAACCCTGATGAGAACTAATATTAATGATGTGCGCAAAACCGGCTATCCCGATCTGAGAATGGTCTCCGATATGGCCAACCACGCCCTGACGATGAACCAGACCGCAACCGAGCTGTACGAGGTCGCCAAGGAAAGCACCGGTACCGTTGTGAACGAACGCATCGAGGCGGCCCGCTCTGCCGCGGTAACAATCGCGCAGATGATGGCGAAGTACTCGGCCCGTACCAATTCCCAGGTAGCACAGACATTCCAGGGCTCATCCTCCGAAGTTCCGCTGGATGAACAGGCGAAGGTGTTTGATCAGATGCTTGCCAACCTCCGCAAGGGCGAAGCCAGCGGAGAGCTCAAGGCGGCGCTTGAGAACCTGACGTCGAAGTGGCAGTTCATCAGGGGGTCGTATATTAACTATAATGACAATAACGTGGCTTTCGTTATTGACCGCTATTCCAAAGGTATCCTTCAGGGCCTCGAAACCACGATAGATCTTTTGAAAAGCAACGCCTGATACACGCAACAGCCCGGTGCTATTCCGCCCGGGCTTTCAAGGAGTGAACTGATGGCCGTTTATCAAAAAATGCTCGTCGCAATCGACCTCACCGAAGAAGCGCCGGTGGTTCTGGACAAAGCCGCGGAAATCAGCAAGGCCCATGGCGCGCAGATTACGCTGGTTCACGTCGTGGAACCTGTCGGCTACGCCTATGGCGGTGATATTCCAATGGATCTGACGGAACTGCAGGACCAGCTTGATAAAGCCGCCAGGGAACAACTGCAGAAGTACGGTGAGAAATATGGAATCCCGGCCGACAATCAGGTCGTTCTGGTGGGCCGGCCCGAATCCGAAATTCACCGACTGGCCAAGGAGTACGGTACTGACCTGATCGTCGTCGGCAGTCACGGCCGTAAAGGTCTGCAGCTGCTGCTTGGCTCTACGGCTAACGGTGTGCTTCACGGAGCGGTCTGTGATGTTCTGGCGGTACGAATCGAGAATTAACCAACCGCCCCGCTAGAGAACACCGTCTCCTTTCATGCGGGCTTCCAGCTTGCGCAGCTGACTCTCCAGTGAAAAGCTCACGCTGGAAGCCATGGAAAAGAAGTTAAGCAACGCTTTCAGGTTGCTGTCTCCCTGACAGACCGAATGAATGCGCTGCCACAGCGCCTGATTAACCAGTTGCAAACGCTGATTGCGAGCAACCAGGCCCTTCAGATCCCAGTCCGGCTCCTCTTTGTTCCGCTTGGCAAGGTATTGCTGCAGCAGATAGTGGGACACACTGCGCATGATGAACTCATCACTACTGGCAAACGGCAGATGGTGAATCGCCATTGGCTTGAGTTCTGATAGCACCGGGCAACCACTGGTGGCCATCTTCAGCCCCAGCAGAGAGCGCAGGGCCTCTTCCAGAGTTGTTGATTTGGAATAGGTCCGGCGCTCATCCTGAACCACAACCGACACCTTCTGGTAGGCATCTTCCGCCTGGAACTCCGACACAACAGGCAGTATCTCCACCGCCGCCGGGCAACGGGGCGATTCGGCTGTTTTCAGCGGACAATTCGCGCACTGGCAGTGTTCCAGTTTCGTCCAGGCCGGCAGATTGGCCTGATCAGTATTCGCCGGCTGGTCAGTAACCTTGAATTCAGCAGGCGCCCGGTCCTGAAATTCGAATCGATAGGTAACGTTCATTGATTTGCCTGTTCTTCCAGTTCCATCCAGCGTTCCATCAGTGAATCAAGCTGGCGTTGGGTTTCCGACATCTCTTCGAGGGTTTCTGATACCACCTCTGCCGCGCCGGAATAGAATTCCGGGTCGCCCACCTTGCCTTGAAGCCGCTCAAGCCGAGTCTCCAGAGTCTCAATCTTTGCCGGTAACTCTTCCAGCTCAAGCTTCAGCTTATAACTCAGCTTCGGCGTGCGTGGTTTCGAAGCGGGCGGAGCCGCCGGTGCCGGCGTCTTGCTGCTTCTGGAGGACCGCTCGCTGGCTTCAGCCGGGAAACGCCCGCCCTGACGACGCCAGTCCGAATAACCACCGACAAACTCGCGCACCTTACCGGAACCATCGAGAAAGACAGTGTCTGTTACCACATTATCGAGAAATTCCCGGTCGTGACTGATCACAATGACGGTTCCGGCAAACTCCACCAGCCTAGCCTCGAGCAATTCAAGGGTTTCCACGTCCAGGTCGTTGGTCGGTTCGTCCAGAACCAGGACATTGGCCGGTTTGCTAAACAGCTTGGCCAGCAACAGTCTCGCCCTTTCTCCCCCTGAGAACACACGCACGGGGGACCGGGCACGTTCCGGACTGAACAGAAATTCCTGCAGATAGCCAAGAACGTGTTTGCTCTGCCCGTTGATCTCGATGAATTCCCGACCTTCCGCCAGGTTGTCCAGAGCGTTCCGGTCCAGATCCAGTGCCCCGCGGAGCTGATCGAAATAGGCCACCTGAAGGTTGGTGCCAAGGCGGATCTGCCCTTCTGTGGGCGCCAGGTCGCCCAACATCAGGCGAACCAGCGTGGTCTTTCCGGTGCCGTTTTCGCCAACGAGGCCTATCTTGTCCCCTCGAATGACGGTCATATTCATGGATGTAATCAGAGGCTTAGCGGGGTCATAGGCAAACCCTGCCTCGCGGGCCTCGACCACCAGCTTGCCGGACCTGGCAGCATCCTCCACCGCAAACGAAGCCGTACCACCGCGCTCACGCCGCTGACGACGCTCTTCCCGCATGGCCTTGAGCGCCCTTACCCGTCCCATATTGCGGGTACGACGGGCCTTTACACCCTGACGGATCCAGGCCTCTTCCTGCTTCAGGCGCTTGTCGAACAGCGCGTTCTGCCGCTCCTCGTCTTCCAGGGCCTTTTCCTTGAGATCAAGATAACGATCGTAAGTGGCCGCGAAACTCACCAGGTGGCCCCGGTCGAGCTCGACAATCCGGGTTGCCATGCGGCGGATGAACGCCCGGTCGTGACTGACGAACAGAATGGCGCCCCTGAACTGGCTCAGAGCCTCTTCCAGCCAGGCGATGGCAGGCACATCAAGGTGGTTGGTGGGCTCATCCAGCAACAGGATACTGGGCTCTGTTACCAGTGCTTTGGCCAGCAGAACCCGCCGCTGCCAGCCGCCAGACAGCGTATTCAGAGTCTGATCCGGGTTAATCGAGTACTGAGCCAGAATATCACTGACTTTCTGGTCAAGGCGCCAGCCATCCAGGGCTTCCAGCCTTTCCTGCACTTTCATCATCCGGTTCAGGCTTTGCTCATCTGCGGACTGGGTCAGCTTGTGAAACTCAGCCAACAGCTTTCCTGTCTCGGGAAACGCAGACGCCACCACTTCATAGGCGGTACGGGGGTCGTCAACGGGTAGGTTCTGCGGCAAAACAGACAGAATTGCGCCATCGTCCAGGCGGACAGTGCCGCCATCCGGCTGAATTTCCCCGCTGACAATACGCAACAGGGTGGATTTGCCCTCTCCATTGCGGCCCAACAGACAGATGCGCTCGCCCTGCTCAACCGTTAGCGTGGCCTGGTCAAGAAGGGGTTGCATGCCGAACGCAAGTGAAACGGCATCCAGGGTAAGCAATGGCACGGTGAACAGCTCCTGTTATGAAAGTGAAACCGGGTCACCCACGGACAGGCTTCCCTGGGCGTTATGAACCCCGTTGACGCCGAAAATGACGCCATCGGGCGTTCGGCGGTAACCTGTAAGCGTTTTTAACGGCTGCCCATCTGGGGAACGGACCCCCGTGTCCGGATCAACCGTCGTGACTATACATCGCGAACAGGGTTTAACGAGGCTGAGCGAGATATTACGGATATTCAGTGTTTCCCAGCTATCCTCTTCCCAGGGCTCTGCGCCGGAAATCACAATATTGGGGCGGAAACGCCGCATTTCCACCGGCTCCGAAAGCCGGGAGTTCAGCTCGTCCAGGGATGCTTCGTTGGTCACCAGCAAGGGGTAGCCGTCCGCAAAACTGACCCGACGATACGCGGGAACCCTTTCCGGATCAACGCGGCGGAAGGCGTCATCAG
This region includes:
- a CDS encoding universal stress protein yields the protein MAVYQKMLVAIDLTEEAPVVLDKAAEISKAHGAQITLVHVVEPVGYAYGGDIPMDLTELQDQLDKAAREQLQKYGEKYGIPADNQVVLVGRPESEIHRLAKEYGTDLIVVGSHGRKGLQLLLGSTANGVLHGAVCDVLAVRIEN
- a CDS encoding DUF6901 family protein; the protein is MNVTYRFEFQDRAPAEFKVTDQPANTDQANLPAWTKLEHCQCANCPLKTAESPRCPAAVEILPVVSEFQAEDAYQKVSVVVQDERRTYSKSTTLEEALRSLLGLKMATSGCPVLSELKPMAIHHLPFASSDEFIMRSVSHYLLQQYLAKRNKEEPDWDLKGLVARNQRLQLVNQALWQRIHSVCQGDSNLKALLNFFSMASSVSFSLESQLRKLEARMKGDGVL
- a CDS encoding ATP-binding cassette domain-containing protein, with translation MPLLTLDAVSLAFGMQPLLDQATLTVEQGERICLLGRNGEGKSTLLRIVSGEIQPDGGTVRLDDGAILSVLPQNLPVDDPRTAYEVVASAFPETGKLLAEFHKLTQSADEQSLNRMMKVQERLEALDGWRLDQKVSDILAQYSINPDQTLNTLSGGWQRRVLLAKALVTEPSILLLDEPTNHLDVPAIAWLEEALSQFRGAILFVSHDRAFIRRMATRIVELDRGHLVSFAATYDRYLDLKEKALEDEERQNALFDKRLKQEEAWIRQGVKARRTRNMGRVRALKAMREERRQRRERGGTASFAVEDAARSGKLVVEAREAGFAYDPAKPLITSMNMTVIRGDKIGLVGENGTGKTTLVRLMLGDLAPTEGQIRLGTNLQVAYFDQLRGALDLDRNALDNLAEGREFIEINGQSKHVLGYLQEFLFSPERARSPVRVFSGGERARLLLAKLFSKPANVLVLDEPTNDLDVETLELLEARLVEFAGTVIVISHDREFLDNVVTDTVFLDGSGKVREFVGGYSDWRRQGGRFPAEASERSSRSSKTPAPAAPPASKPRTPKLSYKLKLELEELPAKIETLETRLERLQGKVGDPEFYSGAAEVVSETLEEMSETQRQLDSLMERWMELEEQANQ
- a CDS encoding MOSC domain-containing protein, translating into MNVHALYLYPVKSLAGIAVESFELDDFGPVGDRRWMIVDDKDRFVTQRAHPELALVGTRFDGNQVVVTIPEEGEFRLVPDGQVREVGVWKDDVNAVPGNTGASEALSRYCGRPVTFVYMADDAFRRVDPERVPAYRRVSFADGYPLLVTNEASLDELNSRLSEPVEMRRFRPNIVISGAEPWEEDSWETLNIRNISLSLVKPCSRCIVTTVDPDTGVRSPDGQPLKTLTGYRRTPDGVIFGVNGVHNAQGSLSVGDPVSLS